A genomic segment from Nicotiana sylvestris chromosome 1, ASM39365v2, whole genome shotgun sequence encodes:
- the LOC104221518 gene encoding chlorophyll a-b binding protein CP24 10A, chloroplastic-like has translation MATTSAAVLNGLSSSFLTGGKNSQALLGAPVAARIGGLATPKRCIVAAAAAPKKSWIPAVKGGGNLLDPEWLDGSLPGDYGFDPLGLGKDPAFLKWYREAELIHGRWAMAAVLGIFVGQAWSGIPWFEAGADPGAIAPFSFGSLLGTQLLLMGWVESKRWVDFFNPESQSVEWATPWSKTAENFANFTGEQGYPGGKFFDPLSLAGTLQDGVYIPDTEKLERLKVAEIKHARLAMLAMLIFYFEAGQGKTPLGALGL, from the exons ATGGCCACCACATCTGCCGCAGTGCTTAATGGCTTGAGCTCCTCTTTCTTGACTGGTGGCAAGAACAGTCAGGCATTGTTGGGTGCTCCAGTTGCCGCCAGAATTGGTGGTCTTGCCACTCCCAAGAGGTGCATTGTGGCGGCAGCAGCTGCTCCCAAGAAATCTTGGATTCCTGCTGTTAAAGGTGGTGGCAATTTGCTTGACCCTGAGTGGCTCGATGGCTC GCTCCCTGGTGACTATGGTTTTGACCCACTTGGTCTTGGCAAGGACCCTGCATTCTTGAAATGGTACAGAGAAGCAGAGCTCATTCACGGCAGATGGGCAATGGCTGCAGTATTAGGCATCTTTGTTGGTCAAGCCTGGAGTGGCATTCCATGGTTCGAGGCTGGTGCTGACCCAGGTGCTATTGCACCTTTCTCTTTTGGCTCACTTCTTGGCACTCAACTTCTACTCATGGGGTGGGTTGAGAGCAAAAGGTGGGTGGACTTCTTCAACCCTGAATCTCAGTCAGTAGAGTGGGCAACTCCATGGTCCAAGACTGCGGAGAACTTTGCCAACTTCACTGGAGAACAGGGTTACCCTGGTGGCAAATTCTTTGATCCCTTGTCCTTAGCTGGTACACTTCAGGACGGTGTTTACATCCCTGACACAGAGAAACTTGAGAGACTAAAGGTTGCTGAGATCAAGCATGCTAGACTTGCTATGTTAGCCAtgttaattttctactttgaggCCGGGCAAGGGAAGACACCCCTTGGAGCTCTTGGTTTGTAA